The Streptomyces sp. Alt3 genome has a segment encoding these proteins:
- the crtI gene encoding phytoene desaturase family protein gives MRTVSGATDHVVVVGAGLSGLAAALHLLGAGRRVTVVEREAGPGGRAGRLELGGYRVDTGPTVLTMPHLADEAFAAVGDSLHRRVELIPLHPAYRARFADGTGIDVHTDGDAMEAEVRRFAGDAEAAGYRRLRSWLERLYRAQMRRFIDTNFDSPFQLLHPDLARLAALGGFGRLDPQIGRFLSDPRLRRVFSFQALYAGVAPARALAAYAVIAYMDTVAGVWFPKGGMHALPRAMADAAADAGAEFRWSAEVDALERASGRVRAVRLATGDRIACDAVVLTPDLPVVHRLLGRAPRRPVPLRHAPSAVVLHAGTDRTWPELAHHTLSFGAAWEHTFDELTRTGRLMSDPSLLITRPTTHDPSLAPPGRHLHYVLAPCPNTTTGPSAGTWRGLGQRYRDSLLAELERRGLDGFESSMDQELLVTPADWSAQGHAAGTPFSVSHTFAQTGPFRPRNLVRGYDNVVLAGCGTTPGVGVPTVLVSGKLAAARITGLPRATAARRRPPVLEGQSR, from the coding sequence ATGAGGACCGTGTCCGGCGCCACGGACCACGTGGTGGTCGTCGGGGCGGGCCTGTCCGGCCTCGCCGCCGCACTGCACCTGCTCGGCGCGGGACGCCGGGTGACCGTCGTCGAACGGGAAGCCGGACCCGGAGGCCGCGCGGGACGGCTGGAACTCGGCGGATACCGGGTCGACACCGGGCCCACGGTGCTCACCATGCCGCATCTGGCCGACGAGGCCTTCGCCGCCGTCGGCGACAGTCTCCACCGGCGCGTCGAGCTGATCCCGCTCCACCCCGCCTACCGGGCCCGGTTCGCCGACGGCACCGGGATCGACGTACACACCGACGGTGACGCCATGGAGGCCGAGGTACGGAGGTTCGCCGGGGACGCGGAGGCAGCCGGCTACCGTCGGCTGCGGAGCTGGCTGGAGCGGCTGTACCGGGCCCAGATGCGCCGCTTCATCGACACCAACTTCGACTCACCGTTCCAGCTCCTGCACCCGGACCTCGCCCGGCTCGCGGCCCTGGGGGGCTTCGGCCGGCTCGATCCTCAGATCGGCAGATTCCTCTCCGACCCGCGGCTGCGCCGGGTCTTCTCCTTCCAGGCGCTCTACGCGGGAGTCGCCCCTGCACGCGCCCTCGCCGCCTACGCCGTCATCGCCTACATGGACACGGTCGCGGGGGTCTGGTTCCCGAAGGGCGGCATGCACGCGCTGCCCCGGGCGATGGCGGACGCGGCCGCCGACGCCGGGGCCGAGTTCCGATGGTCCGCGGAGGTCGACGCACTGGAACGCGCGTCGGGACGGGTGCGGGCCGTCCGGCTGGCCACCGGCGACCGCATCGCCTGCGACGCGGTCGTCCTGACACCGGACCTTCCCGTCGTCCACCGCCTGCTGGGCCGGGCGCCGCGCCGCCCCGTACCCCTCCGCCACGCACCCTCAGCCGTGGTCCTGCACGCCGGCACGGACCGCACCTGGCCCGAACTGGCCCACCACACACTCTCCTTCGGCGCCGCCTGGGAGCACACCTTCGACGAACTCACCAGGACCGGACGGCTCATGAGCGACCCGTCGCTGCTCATCACCCGCCCGACGACGCACGACCCGTCACTCGCACCACCGGGCAGACACCTGCACTACGTCCTGGCTCCCTGCCCCAACACCACGACAGGCCCGTCGGCGGGAACCTGGCGCGGCCTCGGACAGCGCTACCGGGACAGCCTGCTGGCCGAACTCGAGCGCCGGGGGCTCGACGGCTTCGAGTCGTCCATGGACCAGGAACTGCTGGTCACCCCGGCGGACTGGTCGGCCCAGGGCCATGCGGCGGGCACGCCGTTCTCGGTGTCGCACACCTTCGCCCAGACCGGCCCCTTCCGGCCGCGCAACCTCGTACGCGGCTACGACAACGTCGTCCTCGCCGGATGCGGGACCACACCCGGGGTGGGTGTGCCGACCGTCCTGGTCAGCGGCAAGCTCGCCGCCGCCCGCATCACCGGCCTCCCCCGCGCGACGGCCGCGCGCCGCCGTCCCCCCGTCCTCGAAGGGCAGAGCCGATGA